The Halomonas sp. KG2 genome contains a region encoding:
- a CDS encoding gamma-glutamyl-gamma-aminobutyrate hydrolase family protein, with product MQATHSPRPLVGVIACCREVEGHPAQIVTDKFLQALYHYGITPVILPVLAADTLTPEQHAEQAIGLLGSLDGLLLTGSYTNVAPDRYGAERAPENTRADARRDEAALCWVHEALRQALPLFGICRGFQEMNVAFGGTLHQAVQTLPGMLDHREPPADDMAGHYVPSHTVKIRPGGALAALYSSEHAEVNSLHQQGIDQLAPGLEAEAWAPDGLVEAISVRDAAAFALAVQWHPEWRPKEHPFYDALFQGFAAACRQHRTQRAAQPVNS from the coding sequence ATGCAAGCAACGCATTCCCCACGCCCACTGGTGGGTGTTATCGCCTGCTGCCGAGAAGTGGAAGGCCATCCCGCGCAGATAGTGACCGATAAATTCCTGCAGGCGCTTTACCACTACGGCATCACGCCGGTGATTCTTCCTGTGTTAGCCGCCGATACGTTGACGCCCGAGCAGCATGCTGAACAGGCTATTGGTCTGTTGGGCAGCCTGGATGGCTTGCTGCTAACTGGCAGTTATACCAACGTCGCTCCTGACCGCTATGGTGCTGAACGCGCCCCAGAAAATACCCGTGCTGACGCACGGCGTGATGAGGCGGCGCTTTGCTGGGTGCACGAGGCATTACGTCAGGCATTGCCCTTGTTTGGCATTTGTCGCGGCTTTCAGGAAATGAATGTCGCCTTTGGAGGCACGCTTCATCAGGCAGTTCAAACGCTACCAGGCATGCTCGATCATCGTGAGCCGCCCGCTGATGACATGGCGGGCCATTATGTGCCCTCTCATACGGTAAAGATCCGCCCGGGTGGCGCCCTGGCTGCGCTCTATAGCAGCGAGCATGCTGAGGTGAATTCACTGCACCAGCAGGGGATTGACCAGCTAGCACCAGGCCTGGAGGCAGAAGCCTGGGCGCCTGATGGATTAGTTGAAGCGATTTCGGTGCGTGATGCGGCTGCGTTCGCCCTGGCAGTGCAGTGGCATCCGGAGTGGCGACCTAAAGAGCATCCTTTCTATGACGCGCTGTTTCAGGGGTTTGCGGCGGCCTGCCGTCAGCATCGTACCCAACGCGCCGCCCAGCCAGTTAATAGCTGA
- a CDS encoding glutamine synthetase family protein: MSSANNTDAQNVASDFLDSHPEITSIDLLISDLNGVIRGKRIPSDNLGKVFEKGIYLPASVFALDINGNTVEETGLGLSSGDGDRVCRAIPGTLNPVTWMNNNQYGQLLMTMEEMDGAPFFADPRQILRRILKQFSERGLTPVVALELEFYLVDRLRDEENLIQPPQSPCSGERATQSQLYSVLELDEYAEFINDLQSAAQAQGLPLDTVLKECAPGQFEANLIHTDDALSACDHSVLLKRLIKGVALKHGFEATFMAKPYGLEAGSGTHVHVSLVDSNGHNIFAENGDDPLESTALQHAVGGLLELMPDSMALLAPNLNSFRRFQEGLYVPLAPTWGYDNRSVAIRVPAGPKEARRIEHRVAGADVNPYLLLATVLASIHHGLTQQTTPAEPIVGNAYDQIAPQLTNSWTQALHLLNNNRVLGEQLGEDFIEVFIANRQAERAETMREVSAMEYDWYLRHV; the protein is encoded by the coding sequence ATGTCCTCTGCCAATAACACAGACGCTCAAAACGTAGCCTCGGACTTTCTTGACAGTCACCCAGAGATCACCAGCATTGACCTGTTAATCAGTGATCTTAACGGCGTCATTCGTGGTAAACGCATCCCTAGCGATAACCTTGGCAAAGTGTTTGAAAAAGGCATCTATTTGCCTGCTTCGGTATTTGCGTTGGACATCAATGGCAACACCGTTGAAGAGACGGGGCTGGGGCTTTCCAGTGGCGACGGCGACCGTGTATGTCGCGCCATTCCCGGCACGCTCAATCCGGTCACCTGGATGAATAACAACCAGTATGGCCAGCTATTGATGACCATGGAGGAGATGGACGGCGCGCCATTTTTTGCCGATCCTCGCCAGATTCTGCGGCGCATTCTTAAGCAGTTCTCCGAGCGTGGTTTAACCCCTGTCGTTGCCCTTGAGTTAGAGTTTTATCTGGTTGATCGTTTACGCGACGAAGAAAACTTGATTCAGCCACCGCAGTCTCCCTGCAGCGGCGAGCGGGCCACTCAAAGTCAGCTGTATTCGGTCCTTGAGCTAGACGAGTACGCTGAGTTTATCAATGACTTGCAGAGTGCCGCCCAGGCGCAAGGCTTGCCGCTGGATACGGTATTGAAAGAGTGTGCACCCGGCCAGTTTGAAGCCAATCTGATTCACACGGATGATGCGTTAAGTGCCTGCGACCACTCGGTACTACTCAAGCGATTGATCAAGGGCGTTGCATTAAAGCACGGCTTTGAAGCTACCTTTATGGCCAAGCCTTACGGCTTAGAAGCGGGTAGCGGCACCCATGTTCACGTCAGCTTGGTAGATAGCAACGGACACAATATCTTTGCCGAAAACGGCGACGATCCGCTGGAGAGCACCGCACTGCAACACGCCGTAGGAGGACTGCTGGAGCTGATGCCAGACTCTATGGCACTGCTGGCTCCCAACCTCAACTCGTTCCGCCGTTTTCAGGAAGGACTCTATGTGCCCTTGGCACCTACCTGGGGATACGATAACCGCTCTGTGGCCATACGCGTTCCCGCCGGGCCAAAAGAAGCGCGGCGCATAGAACACCGCGTAGCGGGTGCCGATGTTAATCCCTACCTGTTACTGGCCACCGTACTGGCCTCTATCCACCATGGCCTAACTCAGCAGACTACACCTGCGGAGCCAATCGTCGGCAACGCCTATGATCAAATCGCACCCCAGCTAACTAACAGCTGGACCCAAGCGCTGCACCTGCTGAACAACAACCGTGTACTTGGCGAGCAACTTGGCGAAGACTTTATTGAAGTGTTCATTGCCAACCGCCAAGCAGAGCGCGCCGAAACCATGCGCGAAGTTAGCGCCATGGAGTATGACTGGTACCTGCGCCACGTATAA
- a CDS encoding FAD-binding oxidoreductase, translating to MQPQASSGHVASYYAASSNSTSQRPMLEGDVECDVCVVGAGFTGISAALHLAERGHRVVVLESVAIGFGASGRNGGQIVNSYSRDMDVIEKQNGAETARALGAMAFEGNQIIRQRIEKYQIDCDLKEGNLFAACNKKQWEGLKEQKALWERYGHQKLELLEGEEVKREIGSDRYVGALVDHSGGHLHPLNLVLGQAAALESLGGKIFEHSPVTRVEHGEPVTLHTPKGRVIAQRVVMAGNAYLQGLLPKLESKAMPCGTQIITTEPLSAELAARLLPNDKAVEDCNYLLDYYRLTADNRLLYGGGVNYGGQESASIEAAIRPKMLATFPELGDVRVDYAWSGNFLLTLNRLPQFGRINSNVYYAQGYSGHGVTCSHLAGKLVAETISGEETRFEAFAQISHLPMPGGRLLRVPLSAMGAWFYAMRDRLAV from the coding sequence ATGCAACCTCAAGCGTCTTCTGGTCATGTCGCGTCTTACTACGCGGCATCGTCAAACTCCACATCCCAAAGGCCCATGCTAGAGGGGGATGTTGAATGTGATGTCTGTGTCGTGGGGGCTGGGTTTACGGGCATCTCTGCAGCACTACATTTGGCGGAGCGTGGTCATCGGGTCGTGGTGCTGGAAAGCGTGGCGATTGGCTTTGGGGCATCCGGGCGCAACGGTGGCCAGATCGTTAATAGCTATAGCCGTGATATGGATGTTATCGAGAAACAAAACGGCGCTGAAACCGCTCGGGCATTGGGTGCGATGGCATTTGAGGGTAACCAGATTATCCGTCAGCGCATTGAAAAGTATCAGATCGACTGCGATCTAAAAGAAGGCAATTTGTTTGCCGCTTGTAACAAGAAGCAGTGGGAAGGCTTAAAGGAGCAAAAAGCCTTATGGGAGCGCTACGGCCATCAGAAACTTGAGCTGTTGGAAGGTGAAGAAGTCAAACGAGAAATAGGCAGCGATCGTTATGTGGGTGCGTTGGTGGATCACTCTGGTGGGCATCTTCATCCTCTCAATTTAGTGTTGGGGCAGGCGGCGGCGTTGGAGTCGTTAGGTGGCAAGATTTTTGAGCACTCCCCCGTGACACGCGTAGAGCACGGTGAGCCGGTGACACTGCATACTCCCAAGGGGCGCGTGATCGCTCAGCGGGTTGTTATGGCTGGCAATGCCTATTTGCAAGGGTTGCTACCCAAGCTGGAAAGCAAGGCAATGCCGTGCGGCACCCAGATTATTACCACTGAGCCGCTGTCTGCAGAGTTAGCTGCACGATTACTACCTAACGATAAAGCCGTAGAGGATTGTAATTATCTCTTGGATTACTACCGACTGACCGCCGATAACCGCTTGTTGTATGGCGGCGGGGTGAACTATGGCGGCCAGGAGTCCGCTAGTATTGAGGCAGCTATTCGGCCAAAGATGCTGGCTACCTTCCCAGAGCTTGGCGATGTCCGCGTCGATTACGCCTGGAGCGGTAACTTTTTACTGACACTCAACCGCCTGCCGCAGTTTGGCCGCATTAATAGCAACGTTTACTACGCCCAGGGGTACTCTGGCCACGGAGTAACGTGCTCTCATTTGGCTGGCAAGTTAGTGGCAGAAACGATTAGCGGTGAAGAGACGCGTTTTGAAGCGTTTGCACAGATTTCTCACCTGCCAATGCCCGGCGGACGGTTGTTACGTGTTCCGCTTTCCGCCATGGGAGCGTGGTTCTACGCCATGCGTGACCGGTTGGCTGTTTAG